From Bacillus spongiae:
GATATAGGCGTTTTCATAATTAGCCTCCCTCTACAATCTCTTCCTTTTCAAGGTAAAGGACAGTAGCATAAATGTCAATATTTTCTGACTCCTACATTCCTAATTCGTTTTGTTTTATAAGAAGCTCTATCATTTTCACGGGAATGCTTAGTAATTTCGTCCTATAGTATCTTTTTTTACATTGGACGTAAGAGTGAACATAGAATTGTTTTTCTCTTTACTTCTGCCCTCATCACAATAGAACTTGTTCTAACCCTACTTTTTAGCAGTTGTTCCTTTATTCGGTTCCAAAAGAGGATGGCCCTTTTGTATACAAACTAGCTATTAGTATAGCTCGCGTCAGTAAAGAACATATTTCATGGCAGTGATAACGATTCAACCTGTTATTAAGGGAATAATTGCTAGGAAGACAACCAAAATATTAAATAGTACTATCCCACCATCTACCACCTAATTACCTTTAAAGTTTTTACTTTTTTTGAAAGGAATTATGAAGAATGGAAATAGAAAACATAAAAGTTATCGTCTTTGACCTTGATGGAACACTCTATGAAGATACTCACCATTTTGATTATTATGCCAAAAGGCTAAACGAAAAAGTTAATTCCCCCTATAAGGCTCATTTTGGAATTGATTATAAAAAAGCCAAAGACGGCAAACACCCTCTTCGCATTGGGAGAGTATATGATATATATGAAGACCTTATTCTCGTTCATCACCATTGCCAAGTAATAGCCGCTTACGAATGGGATGGGAGAGAGGTTCCAAGGGAGAAAGTGACCCACCATTATTTAAGCCCCATCGTACTAGACTTTGACACCATGCTGAATATTGGTGATTTGTGGTGGATTCCTGCGGCCATTGCTTATCACTATGGAGTTACAAATAATCAAGTAGAAAAGGCTTTTTTAGAAACGAGAAAGTTTATGATGAGGGATGAATTTCAACTACAAAAAATTGCACACTTTAAAGGAGTTTTACAAGAGCTTCGTGACCACACTAAACTCATTTTGCTCACCAATAGTCCAGAGCCTGATAGCAGGGTCATTCTACAAAAACTAGGGCTCCAACATACGTTTCATCGCACAACCTTTCTGGCAAAAAAACCAATTGATACGAAAAAGCATTTCACAGCAATCAAGCATATATTTGGTGTGAAATATAATGAAATCCTTAGTATAGGAGACAATTGGATAAATGATATTCTTCCTGCGGGTGAGCTCGGATGTTTGACCATGTACATAGACCCTCATAACATCGGGCAAGAAAATGCTGCTGATTTAATCGTACCTTCTATTCGAGATGTCATTCCCCTCTTAAAAAAACGAACCTGCTTCTAACATTGAAACAGGTTTGTTTGTATATCTTTACTCCCTTTTTGAAAGCCTCCCATACTATTCATTTCTTTGCTCAAGAAAAAAATAAACATGCTTTACTTTTGCAGAATGA
This genomic window contains:
- a CDS encoding HAD family hydrolase, with product MEIENIKVIVFDLDGTLYEDTHHFDYYAKRLNEKVNSPYKAHFGIDYKKAKDGKHPLRIGRVYDIYEDLILVHHHCQVIAAYEWDGREVPREKVTHHYLSPIVLDFDTMLNIGDLWWIPAAIAYHYGVTNNQVEKAFLETRKFMMRDEFQLQKIAHFKGVLQELRDHTKLILLTNSPEPDSRVILQKLGLQHTFHRTTFLAKKPIDTKKHFTAIKHIFGVKYNEILSIGDNWINDILPAGELGCLTMYIDPHNIGQENAADLIVPSIRDVIPLLKKRTCF